A DNA window from Vicinamibacterales bacterium contains the following coding sequences:
- a CDS encoding protein kinase has product MLDTLGAGGMGEVYRALDARLQRHVAIKVLLPEHARDPDLPGRLEREALILASLNHPGIATVFGIEVWEDRPAIVMELVEGETLADRCRRGPLPTAEALRIARGVAEALSFAHDHGVIHRDLKPANIRIRPDGAVKVLDFGLAKANPTASGSPAYADTRTGTLLGTIRYMSPEQLRGHAFDRRVDIWALGSVVFEMLTGRAPFMRPTEADAITAILQDEPEWGRLPADMPPAVRTTLERCLQKDARQRLRDVADARFEAETSAALSGAVVTARPRPDRTMFVVLGGLAVVTAAVVLLPGWWRAGTAAGGALRKFEVMVDGLGQMPGTYVGESGPGAGVSISPDGRRIVYPREGRLWIRELSQLESRPLEGTAGAVAPTWSPDGESLAFVVGAELKRIPASSGAPATVTAAAGAFVEAGALAWSADGVIAFTTGNGPIYDVPAQGGDARLVLAPEPGERDFHDLVPLPDLRGTLVVSHLTDGQYAIDVLERGVRRRLFGPRPQVIRHAVYSNTGHLLYQRIDRNPGVWAVPVDAATLTATGEPFLVAASGLRPSLARDGTLVFVTDELWGLERLSFVDRSGRTVRDISEPVRGLRQPALSPDGTRVAVVRQGPEHDDVWIFDVESGRPTQFTFDGVRGDPAWDPSSRQLVYSCGATSREGGICLGEANGAGERRVVVPGGSMASFAPDGRALAHVLLDPRTRTDIWRTTLDTPSTQTLLTQTEGFDFSPRVSPDGRFLAYGTTATGRPDVFVTAYWEPRARWQVSPASGAEPQWNPAGRELFFVDATGHLLSVPFDPGARVPPGAPTALFAETTSNARLTAGYSPAPDGQTFVVLRDADRAQARPRITVVQNWFAEFRGK; this is encoded by the coding sequence GTGCTGGACACACTGGGCGCCGGCGGCATGGGCGAGGTGTATCGCGCGCTCGACGCGAGGCTGCAGCGCCACGTGGCGATCAAGGTGCTGCTGCCCGAGCACGCCCGCGACCCGGACCTGCCCGGCCGACTCGAACGGGAAGCGTTGATCCTCGCCTCGCTGAACCATCCGGGCATCGCCACGGTCTTCGGCATCGAGGTCTGGGAGGATCGGCCGGCGATCGTCATGGAGCTGGTGGAGGGCGAGACACTCGCCGACCGGTGCCGCCGCGGTCCGCTGCCCACGGCCGAGGCGCTCCGGATCGCCCGGGGGGTCGCCGAGGCCCTCAGCTTCGCCCACGATCACGGGGTCATCCATCGAGACCTGAAGCCCGCCAACATCCGGATCCGTCCGGACGGCGCCGTCAAGGTGCTGGATTTCGGGCTCGCGAAGGCCAATCCGACCGCCAGCGGCTCGCCCGCCTACGCCGACACGCGCACCGGGACCCTGCTCGGCACCATCCGCTACATGAGCCCCGAGCAGCTTCGGGGACACGCGTTCGATCGCCGCGTGGACATCTGGGCCCTCGGTTCCGTGGTCTTCGAGATGCTGACCGGCCGCGCGCCGTTCATGCGGCCCACCGAGGCCGACGCGATCACGGCCATCCTGCAGGACGAGCCGGAGTGGGGCCGGCTGCCGGCCGACATGCCGCCCGCCGTCCGGACGACCCTGGAGCGGTGCCTGCAGAAGGACGCGCGGCAGCGGCTGCGCGACGTCGCCGACGCCCGCTTCGAGGCCGAGACGAGCGCGGCGCTCTCCGGTGCCGTTGTCACGGCGCGCCCGCGCCCGGACCGGACCATGTTCGTGGTGCTCGGGGGCCTGGCCGTCGTCACCGCGGCCGTGGTGCTGCTGCCCGGCTGGTGGCGCGCCGGCACGGCTGCCGGCGGCGCCCTGCGCAAGTTCGAGGTGATGGTGGACGGGCTGGGCCAGATGCCTGGCACTTATGTCGGCGAGAGCGGCCCCGGAGCCGGCGTGTCCATCTCCCCGGACGGCCGACGCATCGTCTACCCGCGCGAGGGCCGCCTCTGGATCCGGGAGCTCAGCCAGCTCGAGTCCCGCCCGCTCGAGGGGACCGCCGGCGCGGTCGCCCCAACCTGGTCGCCCGACGGCGAATCGCTCGCCTTCGTCGTCGGCGCCGAGCTCAAGCGTATCCCCGCGTCCTCGGGTGCCCCGGCGACCGTGACGGCTGCCGCCGGCGCCTTCGTCGAGGCCGGGGCGCTGGCATGGTCGGCCGACGGCGTGATCGCGTTCACGACCGGCAACGGGCCCATCTACGACGTGCCGGCCCAGGGTGGTGACGCCCGTCTCGTCCTGGCGCCGGAGCCTGGCGAGCGCGACTTCCACGACCTCGTCCCCCTTCCGGACCTGCGCGGCACGCTCGTCGTCTCCCACCTCACCGACGGCCAGTACGCCATCGACGTGCTCGAGCGGGGCGTCAGGCGGCGGCTCTTCGGCCCCAGGCCGCAGGTCATCCGGCACGCCGTGTACTCGAACACCGGACACCTGCTGTACCAGCGCATCGACCGGAACCCCGGCGTCTGGGCGGTGCCGGTGGACGCGGCGACGCTCACGGCCACGGGGGAGCCGTTCCTCGTCGCGGCGAGCGGACTGAGGCCCAGCCTGGCCCGCGACGGCACGCTCGTCTTCGTCACCGACGAGCTCTGGGGACTGGAGCGCCTGAGCTTCGTGGACCGGTCGGGTCGCACGGTGCGCGACATCTCCGAGCCGGTCCGGGGCCTCCGTCAGCCCGCCCTGTCGCCGGACGGCACCCGTGTCGCCGTGGTGCGCCAGGGGCCCGAGCACGACGACGTGTGGATCTTCGACGTCGAGTCCGGGCGGCCGACGCAGTTCACGTTCGACGGCGTCCGCGGCGACCCGGCCTGGGATCCGTCCAGCCGGCAACTCGTCTACAGCTGCGGCGCGACGAGCCGCGAGGGGGGCATCTGCCTCGGCGAAGCCAACGGCGCAGGCGAGCGGCGCGTGGTCGTGCCCGGAGGCAGCATGGCGAGCTTCGCGCCCGATGGGCGGGCGCTGGCGCACGTCCTCCTGGATCCGCGCACCCGCACCGACATCTGGCGCACGACCCTCGACACGCCGTCCACGCAGACGCTGCTGACGCAGACGGAGGGCTTCGACTTCAGCCCGCGCGTGTCGCCGGACGGACGGTTCCTGGCCTACGGCACGACCGCGACGGGGCGGCCCGACGTCTTCGTCACCGCCTATTGGGAACCGCGGGCACGGTGGCAGGTCTCGCCGGCGAGCGGCGCGGAGCCGCAATGGAACCCGGCCGGCCGCGAGCTCTTCTTCGTGGACGCGACCGGGCACCTCCTGTCGGTGCCGTTCGATCCGGGCGCGCGGGTGCCGCCCGGGGCGCCGACGGCGCTCTTCGCCGAGACCACGTCGAACGCGAGGCTCACCGCCGGCTACTCACCCGCTCCGGACGGGCAGACGTTCGTCGTGCTCCGCGACGCCGACCGCGCGCAGGCCCGGCCGCGCATCACGGTCGTCCAGAACTGGTTCGCGGAATTCCGGGGGAAGTAG